The Ooceraea biroi isolate clonal line C1 chromosome 11, Obir_v5.4, whole genome shotgun sequence genome includes a region encoding these proteins:
- the LOC105274547 gene encoding AN1-type zinc finger protein 5 isoform X2, which produces MERESNPMQALCRSGCGFYGSPATDGLCSLCYKENLKKKQQPPVSAATVPTSQTVPSNAGTLQGSFGSPAATGTTAQPTIPTIPQSTSDLPNPKEVNREDQESDVGVSSAVAEGSSASSGDVDDSFDGKETDKESKKKKNRCAVCRKKVGLTGFECRCGGLFCAVHRYSDKHDCKFDYKEMGAQEIRRNNPVVVGEKVQKI; this is translated from the exons ATGGAACGAGAATCCAATCCTATGCAAGCCCTGTGCCGCAGCGGCTGTGGATTCTACGGCTCGCCAGCGACGGATGGGCTTTGTTCTCTCTGCTATAAGGAAAATCTAAAAAAGAAGCAACAACCTCCAGTATCAGCTGCCACCGTACCAACCTCACAAACTGTTCCTAGCAACGCGGGTACGTTGCAAGGCAGTTTTGGTAGCCCAGCAGCTACGGGAACGACAGCTCAACCTACCATTCCTACCATACCTCAATCGACGTCAGATCTGCCCAACCCCAAAGAA GTAAACAGAGAAGACCAGGAGAGCGACGTAGGTGTAAGCAGCGCAGTAGCTGAAGGATCATCAGCGAGTAGCGGTGACGTAGATGACTCCTTCGATGGCAAAGAGACTGATAAAGAAtctaagaagaagaaaaatcgtTGTGCCGTATGTCGCAAAAAAGTTGGTTTGACCG gtTTCGAGTGCCGTTGTGGAGGACTGTTTTGCGCTGTGCATCGGTACAGTGACAAACACGATTGCAAATTCGATTACAAAGAAATGGGCGCTCAAGAAATTCGGCGCAACAATCCAGTTGTTGTTGGTGAAAAAGTGCAAAAAATTTGA
- the LOC105274547 gene encoding AN1-type zinc finger protein 6 isoform X1, translating to MERESNPMQALCRSGCGFYGSPATDGLCSLCYKENLKKKQQPPVSAATVPTSQTVPSNAGTLQGSFGSPAATGTTAQPTIPTIPQSTSDLPNPKEKVNREDQESDVGVSSAVAEGSSASSGDVDDSFDGKETDKESKKKKNRCAVCRKKVGLTGFECRCGGLFCAVHRYSDKHDCKFDYKEMGAQEIRRNNPVVVGEKVQKI from the exons ATGGAACGAGAATCCAATCCTATGCAAGCCCTGTGCCGCAGCGGCTGTGGATTCTACGGCTCGCCAGCGACGGATGGGCTTTGTTCTCTCTGCTATAAGGAAAATCTAAAAAAGAAGCAACAACCTCCAGTATCAGCTGCCACCGTACCAACCTCACAAACTGTTCCTAGCAACGCGGGTACGTTGCAAGGCAGTTTTGGTAGCCCAGCAGCTACGGGAACGACAGCTCAACCTACCATTCCTACCATACCTCAATCGACGTCAGATCTGCCCAACCCCAAAGAA AAG GTAAACAGAGAAGACCAGGAGAGCGACGTAGGTGTAAGCAGCGCAGTAGCTGAAGGATCATCAGCGAGTAGCGGTGACGTAGATGACTCCTTCGATGGCAAAGAGACTGATAAAGAAtctaagaagaagaaaaatcgtTGTGCCGTATGTCGCAAAAAAGTTGGTTTGACCG gtTTCGAGTGCCGTTGTGGAGGACTGTTTTGCGCTGTGCATCGGTACAGTGACAAACACGATTGCAAATTCGATTACAAAGAAATGGGCGCTCAAGAAATTCGGCGCAACAATCCAGTTGTTGTTGGTGAAAAAGTGCAAAAAATTTGA